A genomic window from Populus nigra chromosome 7, ddPopNigr1.1, whole genome shotgun sequence includes:
- the LOC133699938 gene encoding cyclin-dependent kinase inhibitor 7-like isoform X2 — translation MGESARNSTRVAETEIPESSITSFSKKMDFDFEEFNSPSLNLKLQPHRCTDTSPQKVVSPGNSSNPSGVLTGFSSCGDSPVLSCCSSNAPVQVVKDSLRFLDLEAKSPETESSTCNDRKFRETTPSSDFHGSGTDHMDTPAAIEKMESLRPRDSQAVKMPSQAEIDEFFTGAEREEQRRFAEKYNYDVVMDLPMEGRYQWICLKP, via the exons atgggaGAGAGCGCGAGAAATAGTACGCGGGTAGCAGAAACTGAGATTCCGGAATCCTCGATCACAAGTTTCTCAAAGAAAATGGATTTTGATTTCGAAGAGTTTAACTCACCTTCGTTGAATTTGAAGCTCCAACCTCATCGTTGCACCGATACGTCGCCGCAGAAAGTGGTTTCACCTGGAAATTCTTCGAATCCCAGTGGCGTTCTAACCGGATTTTCCAGCTGCGGCGACTCTCCAGTACTTTCATGCTGCTCCAGCAATGCACCGGTCCAGGTTGTGAAGGATAGCTTGAGGTTTCTAGATCTAGAG GCGAAGAGTCCCGAAACGGAAAGCTCAACGTGCAATGACAGGAAATTCAG AGAAACCACTCCTTCAAGCGACTTTCACGGCAGCGGTACCGATCACATGGACACACCGGCAGCTATAGAGAAGATGGAAAGTCTTCGCCCGAGAGATTCACAGGCGGTGAAAATGCCGAGTCAGGCGGAGATCGACGAGTTTTTCACGGGGGCAGAGAGAGAGGAGCAGAGAAGATTTGCGGAGAA GTACAACTATGATGTTGTGATGGATTTGCCAATGGAGGGTCGCTACCAGTGGATTTGCTTGAAGCCATAG
- the LOC133699938 gene encoding cyclin-dependent kinase inhibitor 7-like isoform X1: MGESARNSTRVAETEIPESSITSFSKKMDFDFEEFNSPSLNLKLQPHRCTDTSPQKVVSPGNSSNPSGVLTGFSSCGDSPVLSCCSSNAPVQVVKDSLRFLDLEAKSPETESSTCNDRKFSRETTPSSDFHGSGTDHMDTPAAIEKMESLRPRDSQAVKMPSQAEIDEFFTGAEREEQRRFAEKYNYDVVMDLPMEGRYQWICLKP; encoded by the exons atgggaGAGAGCGCGAGAAATAGTACGCGGGTAGCAGAAACTGAGATTCCGGAATCCTCGATCACAAGTTTCTCAAAGAAAATGGATTTTGATTTCGAAGAGTTTAACTCACCTTCGTTGAATTTGAAGCTCCAACCTCATCGTTGCACCGATACGTCGCCGCAGAAAGTGGTTTCACCTGGAAATTCTTCGAATCCCAGTGGCGTTCTAACCGGATTTTCCAGCTGCGGCGACTCTCCAGTACTTTCATGCTGCTCCAGCAATGCACCGGTCCAGGTTGTGAAGGATAGCTTGAGGTTTCTAGATCTAGAG GCGAAGAGTCCCGAAACGGAAAGCTCAACGTGCAATGACAGGAAATTCAG CAGAGAAACCACTCCTTCAAGCGACTTTCACGGCAGCGGTACCGATCACATGGACACACCGGCAGCTATAGAGAAGATGGAAAGTCTTCGCCCGAGAGATTCACAGGCGGTGAAAATGCCGAGTCAGGCGGAGATCGACGAGTTTTTCACGGGGGCAGAGAGAGAGGAGCAGAGAAGATTTGCGGAGAA GTACAACTATGATGTTGTGATGGATTTGCCAATGGAGGGTCGCTACCAGTGGATTTGCTTGAAGCCATAG
- the LOC133699451 gene encoding uncharacterized protein LOC133699451, which produces MDLLFWLALLWAGSKAVVLGFAELGAFLVAHERWGVLALLLFWFLLRQRQDASSLFFFSSLVLLFKQFGLQLFNFVWDGLLTLLYTLFLISFGVGFSHVPVSFVVLLNILSRFFCCLFRPLSSDRRLGYQVSCSPSQGKEIVTLDNTMILHQMTLED; this is translated from the exons ATGGACTTGCTTTTTTGGCTGGCTCTTTTATGGGCAG GTTCTAAGGCTGTTGTTTTGGGTTTCGCAGAGCTGGGGGCGTTTCTCGTTGCCCATGAAAGGTGG GGTGTACTGGCTCTTCTCCTTTTTTGGTTTCTGCTTAGACAGAGGCAGGATGcatcatctctttttttcttctcttccttaGTTTTATTATTCAAGCAGTTTGGATTGCAGCTTTTCAACTTTGTTTGGGATGGGTTGCTTACACTCCTCTATactcttttcttgatttcttttggTGTTGGATTTTCTCAT GTTCCAGTGTCCTTTGTGGTCCTCCTCAACATTTTAAGTCGTTTTTTCTGTTGTCTTTTCCGTCCCCTTTCAAG CGACAGGCGTTTGGGTTATCAGGTTTCCTGCTCCCCTTCTCAAG GAAAAGAGATAGTGACTCTTGACAATACGATGATCCTTCATCAAATGACATTGGAGGACTGA